Proteins encoded within one genomic window of Psilocybe cubensis strain MGC-MH-2018 chromosome 2, whole genome shotgun sequence:
- a CDS encoding Conserved oligomeric Golgi complex subunit 5 gives MADYSVFANSQFDPNEYANAILAADSGSSDPKQVARGSTHLKAIQDSVAKEDISVAISKLTFGIEDVSKQIRNLVTAHHEDLLTQASNVNALSGTLVSVRAGLSDLDNSVDKLRNKVHVPYENLQTLVLRLQRLHQASDLLRRTSRFVILARRLQAQMNEIQGVKGTDKGFKDELTTATITHGKDIEDEKERAIAKAALSVAELGALLDKDNSEEDNDSTGSAPRREFVSLRSIKVISSYEAFVQDARSVITTEMENMVLNGLSTLNQTLLASSLQTAHNLGVLPTLVQSLLSDLSQAVEDRIRGTFDLNKISKDALSKETVLAANSPSTPHTYRSRVRTEPTNVTAPQWSAALWTRLEAMFQEMANCCIKVYALEKVLKLKKDTSTQLVFLDEAMQVLENTPSSSFWMSSSQALQKHFQDSSKGSSFLQQTLSTGLPRLLRLFHEFFAKVAVHTDTIYSDTFQSPETILLLRSLSTIEAQYLTRSSNKINEVVGQISSGSTRTTPGANEGMSVARIVVNELDAARFDPLLVRAVAKNIATCLDNIASRLENSVSRDRAATSLLGSSASPQQISNVNLTNFFYQTWSRLSLLSEDHMPNVFALLQPSIQNWRQAFERIVDPVATAIRRDLSAIIAKLHRIDFAKPVDPNAGMGGLSSYMKELTEKLSFIKSELIARYNIGEYGRDWVASIVKYVIRVFVLHISIACPLGESGKLQMASDMTGLEFALNAFIVDNNQNKRGNHLEAIGEEYRALRAMRPLFFLENKELASESHTAGLPPLIVLHHILVRSPIPLPHKLHGWQEAEYVRWVDEHSDSEAWTLVEGGLIHWEKISETEGKDIKDALEYAELARTVLKRVQK, from the exons ATGGCCG ATTATTCTGTGTTTGCCAACTCTCAGTTCGATCCCAATGAATACGCAAATGCCATCTTAGCAGCCGACTCTGGGTCATCAGATCCCAAACAAGTGGCTAGAGGGTCAACGCACTTAAAGGCCATCCAGGACTCGGTGGCGAAAGAAGATATATCAGTGGCCATTTCAAAACTTACTTTTGGGATAGAAGATGTGTCAAAGCAAATTAGAAACCTG GTCACAGCTCACCATGAGGATCTCCTGACACAAGCGTCCAACGTAAATGCCCTTTCGGGAACTCTTGTTTCAGTCCGAGCAGGATTGAGCGATTTGGACAATTCGGTTGACAA ACTGCGTAACAAGGTTCACGTACCGTATGAGAATCTTCAAACACTTGTTTTGCGACTACAGAGGTTGCATCAAGCATCCGATCTCTTGAGAAGGACATCGCGATTTGTCATTCTTGCTCGACGGTTGCAAGCGCAAATGAATGAGATTCAGGGTGTGAAAGGCACAGATAAAGGTTTCAAGGACGAGCTCACCACAGCTACCATTACTCATGGAAAAGATATTGAagacgaaaaagaaagagcTATCGCGAAAGCCGCGTTGAGTGTAGCAGAACTTG GTGCTCTTTTGGATAAGGACAATTCAGAAGAAGACAACGATTCAACAGGTTCTGCTCCAAGGCGGGAATTTGTATCCTTGCGTTCCATCAAAGTAATTTCTTCGTACGAAGCTTTCGTTCAAGATGCTCGTTCAGTTATAACAACGGAGATGGAAAACATGGTGTTGAATGGCCTGTCTACCCTT AACCAAACCTTGCTGGCATCATCGCTTCAAACCGCTCACAATCTGGGGGTTCTCCCCACCCTCGTCCAAAGTCTATTGTCTGATCTTTCTCAAGCTGTAGAAGATCGAATACGCGGAACATTTGATCTCAATAAGATATCGAAAGATGCATTATCCAAGG AGACAGTATTAGCGGCAAACTCTCCTAGTACACCTCATACTTACAGATCACGGGTAAGAACTGAACCAACAAATGTAACTGCCCCACAGTGGTCAGCAGCTCTTTGGACCCGTCTCGAAGCGATGTTTCAAGAAATGGCCAATTGCTGTATCAAG GTTTATGCACTAGAGAAAGtcttgaagctgaagaaggaTACATCTACCCAACTTGTGTTTTTAGACGAGGCCATGCAA GTGCTAGAAAATACGCCAAGTTCTTCGTTTTGGATGTCATCAAGTCAGGCCCTCCAAAAACATTTTCAGGATTCGTCTAAAG GGTCGTCTTTCCTACAACAAACGCTATCCACCGGGCTTCCTCGACTTTTGCGACTTTTCCACGAGTTCTTCGCTAAAGTAGCCGTGCATACAGATACGATATACAGTGACACATTTCAAAG TCCTGAAaccattcttcttctccgtTCATTGTCGACAATTGAGGCCCAATATCTTACAAGATCCTCTAACAAAATTAATGAGGTGGTGGGTCAGATATCTTCGGGGAGTACTCGCACAACTCCAGGAGCAAATGAAGGAATGAGTGTGGCTAGAATCGTGGTGAATGAACTCGATGCCGCACGATTTGATCCACTTTTGGTCAGAGCAGTGGCAAAAAATATCGCAACATGTTTGGACAATATCGCATCGAGACTAGAGAACTCG GTCTCGAGGGACAGAGCCGCCACTTCGCTTTTAGGGAGCTCGGCTTCGCCACAGCAAATTTCGAATGTGAATTTAACAaattttttctatcaaacATGGTCTCGTTTATCACTCCTGAGCGAGGATCACATGCCGAATGTGTTCGCGCTTCTACAGCCTAGCATCCAG AACTGGCGACAAGCCTTTGAACGGATTGTCGACCCTGTTGCTACAGCCATACGACGTGATCTAAGTGCAATTATTGCGAAGCTCCATCGGATCGACTTTGCTAAGCCTGTTGACCCTAATGCTGGGATGGGTGGCTTGAGTTCATATATGAAGGAACTAACGGAGAAACTATCCTTTATTAAGTCTGAATTAATAGCTCGGTATAACATAGGTGAATACGGTCGAGATTG GGTAGCGTCTATCGTCAAGTATGTAATTCGAGTGTTTGTCTTGCACATCTCAATTGCTTGCCCGCTTGGCGAGAGTGGAAAGCTGCAGATGGCCAGCGATATGACTGGTCTCGAGTTTGCATTGAATGCTTTTATCGTCGATAACAACCAGAACAAACGTGGAAATCACCTAGAGGCTATAGGCGAAGAATATCGTGCACTTCGAGCTATGCG CCCCCTGTTTTTCTTGGAAAATAAAGAACTTGCGTCAGAAAGCCATACGGCGGGACTGCCACCGTTAATTGTTTTGCATCATATCTTAGTTCGCTCCCCTATTCCGTTACCACATAAACTTCACGGGTGGCAAGAGGCCGAATATGTCCGATGGGTAGATGAACATTCAGATTCTGAAGCTTGGACGCTTGTTGAGGGTGGGCTTATACACTGGGAGAAAATCTCTGAAACCGAAGGTAAAGACATTAAGGACGCATTAGAATATGCAGAGTTGGCCAGGACGGTGCTGAAAAGGGTGCAAAAGTAG
- a CDS encoding Acetolactate synthase small subunit, mitochondrial, with protein MAAILRARSTPASIPRRLFSTTTQLKRPDNDAKRPPQPPKPIDDSTSALDYKRAQKIRPPPLPATDVPRSRSAEEAVTNILYNTPPPSLQPFKKHILNCLVQNEPGVLSRVSGILAGRGFNIDSLVVCRTEIRDLSRMCLVLSGQDGVVEQARRQLEDLVPVWAVLDYTETKVISRELLLAKVSILGPEYLEEQLLGGPSHEPRRASEDPSESKLERETTLAHNFERSGAPEGHVPAMTPSQALRLKHQHLHSISVLAGQFGAKVVDVSENSVIVELTAKTARVEAFLNLLKPFGILEAARTGLMAMPRTPIKTEEDELVQEDQGGPVDASLLPPG; from the exons ATGGCCGCCATTCTACGCGCCCGTTCAACACCAGCGTCCattcctcgtcgtctttttTCAACCACTACTCAGTTGAAGAGGCCAGACAATGATGCTAAAAGGCCCCCACAACCTCCTAAGCCCATAGACGACTCTACTTCGGCTTTGGATTATAAGCGGGCGCAAAAGATTCgcccccctccccttcccGCAACCGACGTGCCCCGCTCGCGCAGTGCAGAAGAGGCTGTTACTAATATTTTGTATAACACTCCTCCTCCGAGTCTGCAACCATTTAAAAA GCATATTCTCAACTGCCTTGTTCAGAACGAACCTGGGGTATTGTCCCGTGTATCTGGTATTCTTGCCGGGAGAGGATTCAACATTGATTCCTTAGTCGTATGCCGAACTGAAATTCGTGACTTAAGTCGCATGTGTCTCGTCCTTAGCGGACAAGATGGCGTCGTGGAGCAGGCCAGAAGACAGCTAGAGGACCTT GTTCCAGTATGGGCAGTGCTTGATTACACAGAGACCAAAGTCATTTCTCGCGAACTCCTTCTCGCCAAAGTTTCGATTCTTGGCCCTGAATATCTGGAGGAACAATTACTTGGTGGTCCTTCACACGAGCCACGCAGGGCGTCAGAGGATCCATCAGAATCTAAGCTTGAGCGCGAAACTACATTAGCACACAATTTCGAACGCAGTGGTGCCCCGGAAGGCCATGTCCCTGCCATGACCCCTTCTCAAGCTCTGCGTCTCAAGCATCAGCACTTACACTCGATTTCCGTCCTAGCTGGTCAATTTGGAGCTAAAGTGGTCGACGTCAGCGAGAACAGCGTCATCGTTGAGCTCACCGCTAAGACAGCTAGAGTAGAGGCTTTCCTCAATCTGCTCAAACCATTTGGCATTCTGGAGGCCGCTCGAACAG GACTTATGGCTATGCCCAGAACACCCATCAAGAcagaggaagatgaattgGTGCAAGAAGATCAAGGAGGCCCTGTGGATGCCAGTCTTCTTCCACCAGGCTGA
- a CDS encoding Glycine-rich RNA-binding protein 4, mitochondrial, whose amino-acid sequence MSSKVYVGNLSWNTTDDTLRQAFSDFGQVLDSIVMRDRDTGRSRGFGFVTYSSAQEADAAIGGLNEQELDGRRIKVNLANARGSGGGGGGGYSGGGGYGGGGGGYGGGGYGGGGSSGYGGGNGGYGGGNGGYGGGGGYNQGYGGGNGGYGQASPPQMAGEEYPLPGLPDPGPIITDPNIQPPRPANAWILYRRWKVKQLPPPAPGEPRRNQSDMSTFLAVCWRTEKQEIRDHFDRLADEAKAAHKARYPNYRYQPKKKDENKTSLPKKIKSDRSVSAQSNPGGSKVERPGHPYPSSSRPTRLPPDPFPPSPPLSAASSPGASSSSGYDVQSSPESIVADEASLQELNPATPLVSSPLPPIEDGVATTSAPDAMAQTQNLALQLQQPHHPNGLIDGPWNLSLFQGGSWTSIPYINENIGDQSAAFNFDLPQGSLPVENILPCGHSEHGPHKATCFLATADAEDTTEAQPELDVSLGALHGTFSDFGVESHDYALHNSLLALPDMSLYTQDLHAYNLPADCLSFVTESINNDDYNNSNEASAFFSLSNGNDAFYSQAQGNQASTETEGANSYVPPSGASQSSTRRVGGDWSGFVKEDLYATSPFEVEAS is encoded by the exons ATGTCTTCTAAAGTTTATGTTGG CAATTTGAGTTGGAACACTACGGATGATACTCTCCGTCAA GCATTTTCCGACTTTGGTCAGGTTCTAGAT TCCATCGTTATGCGCGATCGCGATACTGGTCGCTCCCGTGGTTTCGGTTTCGTGACATATTCCTCTGCTCAAGAAGCTGATGCTGCCATTGGTGGCTTGAATGAGCAAGAGCTTGATGGCAGACGCATCAAAGTAAATCTTGCTAACGCCCGCGGCTcaggtggtggcggcggcggag GCTACTCTGGAGGCGGAGGATACGGCGGAG GTGGAGGAGGCTACGGCGGTGGAGGCTATGGAGGCGGAGGCTCGAGTGGCTACGGCGGTGGAAACGGTGGATATGGAGGTGGAAACGGTGGATATGGGGGCGGCGGAGGATACAACCAGGGATACGGCGGTGGTAATGGGGGATACGGACAAG CGTCCCCCCCTCAAATGGCGGGTGAGGAGTATCCCCTCCCTGGCCTCCCAGACCCTGGTCCTATCATTACCGATCCAAATATTCAACCCCCTCGCCCCGCCAATGCATGGATTCTCTATCGTCGCTGGAAGGTTAAGCAGCTTCCACCACCTGCTCCTGGAGAGCCTCGGAGAAACCAGTCCGACATGTCGACGTTTCTGGCAGTGTGCTGGCGAACTGAAAAACAAGAAATCAGGGATCACTTTGACCGGTTGGCAGACGAGGCCAAGGCTGCACACAAGGCGCGGTACCCTAATTATCGATATCAGcctaagaaaaaagacgaaaaCAAGACGTCGTTGCCGAAGAAGATCAAGTCCGATCGTAGTGTGAGCGCACAATCAAATCCAGGGGGCTCCAAAGTCGAGCGTCCTGGTCATCCGTACCCTTCTTCGTCTCGTCCTACTCGCCTGCCTCCCGATCCTTTCCCGCCCAGCCCTCCACTATCTGCTGCCTCTTCTCCCGGTGcatcgtcatcttctggatATGACGTGCAATCTTCACCTGAAAGTATTGTTGCTGATGAGGCATCTTTACAAGAGCTGAACCCTGCAACCCCACTTGTATCTTCGCCCCTACCACCCATTGAAGATGGAGTGGCTACCACATCCGCACCGGACGCCATGGCGCAAACTCAGAATCTTGCCTTGCAACTTCAGCAGCCACACCACCCTAACGGTCTTATCGATGGGCCGTGGAATTTATCTCTTTTCCAGGGTGGATCTTGGACTTCCATACCCTATATCAATGAGAACATTGGGGACCAATCAGCG GCCTTCAATTTTGACTTACCTCAGGGCAGTCTACCAGTGGAAAATATTCTCCCATGTGGTCATTCAGAGCATGGTCCGCACAAAGCGACGTGTTTTTTGGCTACCGCAGATGCCGAAGACACCACCGAAGCCCAACCTGAACTCGACGTTTCGCTGGGCGCTCTACATGGAACTTTCAGCGATTTTGGAGTCGAGAGCCATGATTATGCTTTGCATAATTCCTTGTTGGCTTTACCTGATATGTCTTTGTATACCCAGGATTTACATGCATACAATCTTCCCGCGGATTGCCTCTCATTTGTCACCGAATCCATCAATAATGACGATTacaacaacagcaatgaGGCCTCCGCctttttctccctttccaATGGCAACGATGCATTTTATTCTCAGGCCCAAGGGAACCAAGCCTCCACCGAAACTGAAGGCGCCAACTCCTATGTTCCTCCCTCCGGTGCTTCCCAATCATCCACTCGCCGGGTTGGTGGCGATTGGAGCGGATTTGTCAAAGAAGACCTGTATGCTACCTCTCCGTTTGAGGTTGAAGCTAGTTAA
- a CDS encoding ATP-binding cassette sub-family B member 6, mitochondrial: MIIMFLHFLTPLVPTFVARVLSPSIVFLSAFTLFSAHLQPPNSPSPITPVVVATAVPRRALILTLLSLIAFTYFLDGIAFVTFAVLDHHWPSRSGIPINTITGVIAFSGLAALGTWKDVHGIDVWSLKRVKVAVAASLALDLSLTVLLTLHLRQPETPVFTIRTLVHVVFPALRVLLLAPLLAGLVTPRITYSSVQNYDDIETPAVEPTVSTFLLAPESGPQSSTGLTAVPGPGENSKYGTFRNNRSTLQASVPTTRAATPAPSTGPDTKSEPKPEISFEPSWSELWARIRRLSPHLWPKKNLSLQFVAVICIIILLLGRVINLAMPITLSKLIDILEGRSNQSPWLYLLGYVGLRFLQGSGGLSAIRDSLWAPVMQYSDREMSQLSFDHLLNLSYAWHTRRKTGEILRVLDRGAAINRTLELVLFSILPTFIDIFVALVAFVYFFKWTLALVIFVVMFAYVSVSVILTTWRTRLRRQMNERDVATRGIHTDCLLNYETVKYFGGEEHEGRRYSEAIQEYQALEYKVILSLNLLNLVQNFIITSGLLIGSFMVAYEITSGDSPGASKFVFFITYLAQLYGPLNQLGYIYRSVNQSLVDTEKLLALLNEPTEVNDKENAADLVVYNGEIEFENVHFSYDGRASALNGVSFKVPKGGSLALVGESGAGKSTILRLLYRFYDLGEGQGRILIDGQDIRDVTQKSLRQAIGVVPQDSVLFNSSIRYNIGYGKFNATMEEIEAAAKSAQMHERIMSFPEGYNTKVGERGIRLSGGEKQRVAIARTLLKNPPILLLDEATSALDTSTEKDIQKALQNLVKGRSSVSIAHRLSTIASADVILVLKDGQVAEQGNFKELIELDGLFASMWADQISSNDELAVSFSDTSVKKEASGYNVGATIPSEAHAFEHAVEASAAEAIDTDISPVPATSNDEHQPEVSSQVDFPQTKHDSLVDSTPESDPQPSQEDSNVQSVVIDEQQGTQTKLPAVTSEIASPVASAPIAFPSSDSYSDIRREETPPPIVSPPTVSFPAVTFGASVNSPPSRIGTPDPESEPKRKRISSQNFQRLARRISLTTRRGSSSSGIPGLKREQSPKVSIDDSRPEGSGAGSSNDSPAASVKGDDKGKLKKKEKKEKSKKNTM, from the exons ATGATCATCATGTTCTTACATTTCCTCACTCCTCTGGTCCCGACCTTCGTGGCCCGCGTTCTTTCCCCCTCCATTGTCTTCCTTTCTGCTTTTACTCTTTTTTCTGCTCATCTCCAGCCTCCAAATTCCCCCTCTCCTATCACGCCAGTTGTCGTCGCTACTGCTGTTCCCCGTCGTGCCCTGATATTGACCTTGCTATCTCTTATCGCTTTCACCTACTTCTTGGATGGCATCGCCTTTGTTACTTTTGCAGTGCTAGACCACCATTGGCCCAGTCGTTCTGGAATCCCAATCAACACTATCACGGGTGTGATTGCCTTCTCTGGTTTGGCCGCCCTTGGAACATGGAAAGACGTCCATGGTATAGATGTTTGGTCCTTGAAAAGAGTAAAGGTCGCAGTGGCTGCGTCGCTTGCTCTTGATCTCAGTTTGACCGTCCTACTCACTCTGCATCTACGCCAACCCGAAACTC ctGTTTTTACAATTCGTACTCTGGTCCACGTCGTTTTCCCTGCCCTTCGAGTCTTGCTTCTTGCTCCATTGTTAGCGGGCCTCGTGACACCTCGGATAACTTATAGTTCTGTTCAAAATTACGATGATATAGAGACACCAGCAGTTGAACCCACTGTCTCCACCTTTTTATTGGCTCCGGAGAGTGGTCCACAATCCTCAACAGGATTGACTGCTGTTCCTGGACCTGGTGAGAATAGTAAATATGGCACATTCCGTAACAATCGCTCTACTCTGCAAGCCTCGGTACCGACAACTCGTGCTGCCACTCCTGCTCCCTCTACCGGTCCAGATACAAAG TCGGAACCCAAACCAGAGATATCTTTTGAACCCAGCTGGTCAGAACTTTGGGCGCGTATTCGTCGCCTGTCCCCTCATTTGTGGCCGAAGAAGAATTTATCTCTTCAATTCGTTGCT GTCATTTGCATTATTATCCTACTTCTGGGTCGTGTCATTAATTTGGCCATGCCCATCACATTGTCGAAGTTAATCGATATCCTCGAAGGCCGATCCAACCAATCACCTTGGTTGTATCTACTGGGATACGTTGGTCTGCGTTTCCTTCAAGGAAGTGGAGGGTTGTCAGCTATTCGAGAT AGTCTGTGGGCACCTGTCATGCAGTACTCAGATCGAG AAATGTCGCAGCTTTCTTTCGACCATTTATTAAATCTTTCTTATGCGTGGCACACTCGCCGCAAAACCGGAGAAATTCTGCGTGTCTTGGATCGCGGTGCTGCTATTAACCGAACTCTGGAG TTGGTCCTCTTTAGCATATTACCAACGTTCATCGACATTTTTGTGGCCTTGGTCGCATTTGTTTACTTTTTTAAATGGACGTTGGCTCTCGTGATATTTGTTGTAATGTTCGCATATG TCTCCGTCAGCGTCATTCTCACCACATGGAGGACCCGTCTAAGGCGTCAAATGAATGAACGTGATGTT GCTACTCGCGGTATTCACACGGACTGTTTACTCAATTATGAGACTGTCAAGTATTTCGGTGGCGAAGAGCACGAGGGACGACGCTACAGTGAAGCCATTCAAGAATACCAAGCTTTGGAATATAAAGTTATAT TATCCCTCAATCTTTTAAACCTTGTTCAAAATTTCATTATA ACCTCAGGCCTACTAATCGGCTCGTTCATGGTTGCATACGAGATAACATCGGGAGATAGTCCTGGAGCTAGTAAATTTGTATTCTTCATTACATATCTTGCACAA TTATATGGTCCCTTGAACCAGCTGGGCTACATCTATCGCTCGGTCAATCAATCTCTTGTTGATACGGAGAAACTTTTGGCCCTGCTTAATGAGCCAACGGAAGTCAACGATAAGGAAAATGCTGCAGATCTCGTAGTGTATAATGGAGAAATCGAATTCG AAAATGTGCACTTTTCATACGATGGACGGGCTTCTGCTCTCAACGGAGTATCTTTCAAAGTTCCGAAAGGTGGCTCTCTAGCTCTTGTCGGAGAATCAGGCGCAGGAAAATCCACCATTCTTCGCCTTCTGTATCGTTTTTACGACTTGGGGGAAGGTCAAGGTAGAATCCTGATTGATGGTCAAGATATCAG AGACGTTACACAGAAGAGTTTACGGCAAGCAATAGGGGTGGTTCCTCAGGACTCCGTTCTGTTTAATTCAAGTATCCGTTACAACATTGG ATATGGTAAATTCAATGCTACTATGGAAGAGATCGAAGCTGCAGCCAAGTCCGCTCAAATGCACGAGCGAATCATGTCCTTCCCTGAAG GTTACAATACCAAAGTTGGTGAACGTGGCATTCGGTTAAGCGGTGGAGAAAAACAACGAGTAGCCATCGCCCGAACTTTGCTTAAGAATCCTCCCATTCTTCTATTGGATGAAGCTACAAG CGCCTTGGATACTTCCACTGAAAAGGATATTCAGAAGGCTCTGCAAAATCTGGTGAAGGGGAGATCTTCTGTGTCTATCGCTCATAGATTATCA ACGATAGCATCCGCTGATGT GATTCTCGTCCTTAAGGACGGTCAAGTTGCTGAGCAAGGAAATTTCAAGGAACTTATAGAACTTGATGGCCTTTTCGCATCGATGTGGGCAGATCAAATATCATCAAATGACGAGCTTGCTGTTTCCTTTTCTGACACTTCTGTCAAAAAGGAAGCTTCGGGTTATAATGTTGGGGCCACAATTCCTTCAGAGGCACATGCATTTGAACATGCCGTTGAGGCATCCGCGGCTGAAGCTATTGATACGGATATATCCCCAGTACCCGCCACATCGAATGACGAACATCAACCAGAGGTTTCTAGTCAAGTGGATTTCCCTCAAACTAAACATGACTCTCTTGTCGATTCTACACCAGAGTCCGATCCCCAACCTTCACAAGAGGACTCCAATGTTCAATCTGTAGTTATCGACGAACAACAGGGCACGCAAACGAAACTACCAGCCGTTACCTCTGAAATAGCCAGCCCTGTCGCATCTGCACCCATTGCATTCCCAAGTTCTGATTCTTATTCTGATATTCGAAGGGAGGAAACCCCTCCTCCCATCGTTTCTCCTCCTACGGTATCCTTCCCTGCTGTGACATTTGGTGCCAGTGTTAATTCTCCCCCTTCGCGGATTGGAACACCTGACCCAGAAAGCGAACCAAAGAGGAAGCGAATATCTTCACAAAATTTCCAGAGATTAGCGAGGAGGATATCTCTCACCACTCGACGAGGTTCGTCATCTTCCGGTATACCCGGTCTTAAGCGCGAGCAGTCTCCCAAAGTGTCCATTGACGACAGTCGCCCGGAGGGCAGCGGAGCAGGCTCTTCAAATGATAGTCCTGCTGCGAGTGTCAAGGGCGACGATAAGGGcaagctgaagaagaaggagaagaaggagaagagcaAGAAGAACACTATGTAG